In Glandiceps talaboti chromosome 4, keGlaTala1.1, whole genome shotgun sequence, a single window of DNA contains:
- the LOC144434122 gene encoding CMP-N-acetylneuraminate-poly-alpha-2,8-sialyltransferase-like has protein sequence MRLDRLFRRLIYFLVGLALLTFFIKGWSVLYPKPLDLRSLEVIANARIPCSLCTPSPGNVTGGKNVTNDKKENLQEKNLEVRSRTKTTQQVHWQPRVDVSVDEATKDINISCIFETLSKPWKQNATNYQRIRDTLDAMTNTREMMLLTKANCKLDEEMTYSLQSNVHYPITEEILSALPNKAPLASKKFKVCSIVGGSGILIDSNCGKEIDKSDFVIRCNMPPVEPHAKDAGQKSDITSANNVAVLGSRYRGLARKYDQQRLISDVLQYQGYLWVPLFTVKSGTMYALRAYRTLKKESQNQIQMVFPHPKHQIDVQGFWEKLGIEHRATTGAYMTAVAISLCDEVHLYGFWPFATTIDGQRVDFHYYDDLKIETVAHDLFKEFSTLVKLHEQGVINIHAQACT, from the coding sequence ATGAGGTTGGACAGGCTGTTTCGAAGACTTATCTATTTTCTCGTCGGCTTGGCATTGTTGACCTTTTTCATAAAAGGTTGGTCGGTACTCTATCCGAAACCATTGGATTTGAGGTCCCTGGAAGTAATCGCCAACGCCAGGATACCTTGTTCCTTGTGTACACCGTCACCTGGGAACGtcacgggaggtaaaaatgtcaCAAACGACAAAAAAGAAAACTTACAAGAGAAAAACCTCGAGGTGAGATCTAGAACCAAAACAACCCAACAGGTACACTGGCAGCCAAGAGTAGACGTATCTGTAGATGAAGCAACAAAGGACATCAATATTAGCTGCATCTTTGAAACATTGTCgaaaccatggaaacaaaatgcCACCAATTACCAACGCATCAGAGACACTTTGGACGCAATGACCAATACAAGGGAAATGATGTTACTGACTAAAGCGAACTGTAAACTTGATGAGGAGATGACATACTCATTACAGAGTAATGTACACTATCCTATCACCGAAGAAATTTTATCTGCTTTGCCAAACAAGGCACCTCTTGCTAGTAAAAAATTTAAAGTGTGTAGTATTGTTGGGGGCAGTGGTATTTTGATTGACAGCAATTGCGGCAAGGAAATCGACAAGTCCGACTTTGTCATCCGATGTAACATGCCCCCTGTCGAACCTCATGCGAAGGACGCTGGACAGAAATCTGATATAACTTCGGCTAACAACGTGGCTGTACTTGGTTCAAGATATCGGGGACTGGCTAGAAAATACGACCAACAACGTCTAATATCAGACGTTCTCCAATATCAAGGGTATCTATGGGTTCCCCTGTTCACTGTTAAAAGTGGCACGATGTACGCTCTGAGGGCATACAGGACTTTGAAGAAGGAATCCCAAAATCAAATACAGATGGTCTTTCCACACCCAAAACATCAGATTGACGTGCAAGGCTTCTGGGAAAAACTTGGAATTGAGCATCGAGCCACGACAGGAGCATACATGACAGCTGTTGCGATTTCTCTATGCGATGAAGTTCATCTTTATGGATTTTGGCCTTTCGCCACGACTATAGATGGACAACGTGTTGATTTCCATTACTATGACGACCTGAAAATCGAAACTGTAGCACACGATCTGTTCAAAGAATTTTCAACTTTGGTGAAACTCCATGAACAGGGAGTAATAAACATTCATGCTCAAGCTTGTACATAG